The Flavobacteriaceae bacterium 3519-10 genome includes a window with the following:
- a CDS encoding Phosphomannomutase: MPLIKSISGIRGTIGGKVDENLTPLDVVKFTAAFGTWLQNNKNTKSLMLVVGRDARISGAMVNSLITATLQGLGINVIDLGLSTTPTVEVMVPELNADGGIIITASHNPKQWNALKLLNEKGEFINGKDGSDVLALAESADFDFAQVDDLGGYETRDDAFDIHIQKILDLPMVDADAIKAKKYKVVLDAVNSTGGIVIPQLLKKLGCEVVELYCEPNGHFPHNPEPLKEHLGDICELMKTEKADVGIVVDPDVDRLALVDENGELFGEEYTLVAVADYLLKHKKGVAVSNLSSSRALRDVSSAHGSEYFASAVGEVNVVTLMKEKNAVIGGEGNGGIIYPDLHYGRDSLVGVALFLTHLAKENKSVSKLRATYPSYFMGKNKIELTPDINVDLLLTKMETVYQNEDISTVDGLKIDFEKNWVHLRKSNTEPIIRIYTEALSQQEADDLGRKMIDEIKKII; this comes from the coding sequence ATGCCATTAATCAAAAGTATCTCCGGAATCCGCGGAACCATAGGTGGAAAAGTCGATGAAAATCTTACGCCACTTGATGTTGTAAAATTCACTGCCGCTTTCGGTACCTGGCTTCAGAATAATAAAAACACAAAATCGTTAATGCTGGTTGTTGGCCGCGATGCCCGAATTTCGGGAGCGATGGTTAATTCACTGATTACTGCAACGTTGCAGGGATTAGGAATTAATGTCATTGATTTAGGCCTTTCCACTACGCCTACTGTCGAAGTGATGGTTCCGGAACTCAATGCGGATGGCGGTATTATCATAACAGCGTCACATAACCCAAAACAGTGGAATGCCCTTAAACTGCTGAATGAGAAAGGCGAGTTTATCAATGGAAAAGACGGCAGCGACGTCCTTGCCCTGGCAGAAAGCGCAGATTTCGACTTCGCGCAGGTTGATGATTTAGGAGGCTATGAAACCCGCGACGATGCCTTCGATATCCATATTCAGAAAATTCTGGATCTGCCAATGGTCGATGCAGATGCAATTAAAGCAAAAAAATATAAGGTTGTACTTGATGCCGTTAATTCTACCGGCGGTATTGTGATTCCACAGCTGCTTAAGAAGTTAGGCTGTGAAGTGGTGGAACTTTACTGCGAACCGAACGGTCATTTCCCGCATAATCCTGAGCCGTTAAAAGAGCATCTTGGAGATATCTGTGAACTTATGAAGACGGAAAAGGCAGATGTGGGAATTGTAGTAGACCCTGATGTAGACCGCTTGGCTTTGGTCGACGAAAATGGAGAACTTTTCGGTGAAGAATATACGCTGGTTGCGGTAGCAGATTATCTGCTAAAGCATAAGAAAGGCGTGGCGGTTTCTAATCTTTCCTCGAGTCGGGCACTGCGCGATGTATCATCAGCACATGGTTCTGAGTATTTCGCAAGTGCGGTGGGAGAAGTGAATGTGGTTACTCTGATGAAGGAGAAAAATGCGGTAATCGGTGGCGAAGGAAATGGCGGGATTATTTATCCTGATCTGCATTACGGAAGAGATTCTCTGGTAGGCGTGGCTCTGTTTTTGACGCATTTAGCCAAAGAAAACAAATCGGTATCCAAACTTCGGGCAACCTATCCAAGTTATTTCATGGGTAAAAACAAGATCGAGCTTACACCGGATATTAATGTGGATCTGCTTTTAACAAAAATGGAAACCGTGTATCAAAATGAAGACATCTCCACGGTGGACGGATTAAAGATAGATTTTGAGAAGAATTGGGTCCATTTGAGAAAATCCAATACCGAACCGATTATCAGGATTTACACCGAAGCGTTATCGCAGCAGGAAGCAGATGATCTTGGACGCAAAATGATTGATGAGATTAAGAAAATCATCTAA
- a CDS encoding Ferrous iron transport protein B has protein sequence MMQKNSVNKQILLVGNPNVGKSTVFNLLCNKQQKTGNYAGVTVASHSGTYDFCGEVVEVIDLPGSYSIYPGSEDEAIFSKFLIDEQHNYAGVVYILEALSIKRGLLLFQQIQDLGIPVMVVVNQIDQAERRGININLEELSQELGVKVLQTNAKKNLGIEEIREAVFNNSFNVSETVSFEIPVEQKGLIFKILQESKEKNQYRIWTLLASETYFGKLESVKDQMNDDEVKCLVPKRLQTQETVRRYRNIDRIITKVLSKKPQFKELLTEKLDRILVHHIWGYLIFAAVLLMIFQSVFWLAEYPMIWISDAFFWLSTFVSTHLPAGPLNSLVANGIIPGIGGIAMFAPQIGILLYFLYLLEDSGYMARVIFLMDRFLKPFGLNGKSIVPLVSGTACAIPAIISTRNIENVKERLITILVTPFMTCSARLPVYSIIIALVIPDRHFAGISYKALTLMGMYFLGFFAALLTALLLKKIIKNKSKSFLVMDLPSYKLPLFGYDFKLVLGKVWEFITGAGKIIFFFSIIIWLFSYFGPKQQPDEMVATDVKLENSYLAQMGKAIEPAIAPLGYDWKMGVGVLTSFVAREVFVGTLSTLYSLDDEAPEDRIIDKMRNDTKPNGEKVFNFATGISILIFYAFAMQCASTLAVVYKETKSWKWTVAQLFGMSGLAYFASLIVYQMLK, from the coding sequence ATGATGCAGAAAAATTCAGTTAACAAACAGATTCTGTTAGTAGGGAACCCCAATGTGGGTAAATCTACGGTGTTTAACCTACTTTGCAACAAGCAACAGAAAACCGGAAACTACGCGGGTGTAACGGTTGCCAGCCATTCGGGCACCTACGATTTTTGCGGCGAGGTGGTCGAAGTAATTGATCTTCCGGGATCCTACAGCATTTACCCCGGCTCCGAAGACGAAGCCATTTTCTCGAAGTTTCTTATCGATGAGCAGCACAATTACGCCGGCGTCGTTTATATCCTGGAAGCGCTAAGCATTAAGCGCGGACTCCTTCTTTTTCAGCAGATTCAGGATTTAGGAATTCCTGTAATGGTGGTTGTGAACCAGATTGACCAGGCTGAACGTCGTGGAATTAACATCAATCTTGAAGAACTTTCGCAGGAACTTGGCGTAAAGGTTCTGCAAACCAACGCAAAGAAAAATCTGGGTATTGAAGAAATACGTGAAGCTGTTTTCAACAATAGTTTCAATGTATCAGAAACAGTTTCATTTGAAATTCCGGTTGAGCAAAAAGGGCTGATCTTTAAAATTCTGCAGGAAAGCAAAGAAAAAAACCAATACAGGATCTGGACGCTGCTGGCCTCCGAAACTTATTTCGGAAAGCTTGAAAGCGTTAAAGACCAGATGAACGATGATGAGGTTAAATGCCTGGTTCCGAAGCGTCTTCAGACTCAGGAAACCGTACGGCGCTACCGTAATATCGACCGCATTATCACTAAAGTTTTATCTAAAAAGCCACAGTTTAAAGAACTTTTAACTGAAAAGTTAGACCGTATACTTGTGCACCATATCTGGGGATACCTTATTTTCGCGGCTGTATTGCTGATGATTTTCCAGAGTGTGTTCTGGCTCGCCGAGTATCCGATGATATGGATCTCGGATGCATTTTTCTGGCTTTCGACGTTCGTAAGCACACATTTGCCGGCAGGTCCGCTTAATTCGTTGGTGGCGAACGGTATTATCCCGGGTATCGGCGGCATTGCAATGTTCGCTCCGCAGATCGGTATCCTATTATATTTCCTGTATTTGCTCGAAGATTCGGGTTATATGGCAAGAGTGATTTTTTTGATGGACCGTTTTCTGAAACCTTTCGGTCTTAACGGTAAAAGTATTGTACCGCTGGTCTCCGGAACAGCCTGTGCGATCCCGGCGATTATTTCTACCCGAAACATCGAAAACGTAAAGGAAAGGCTCATCACTATTCTTGTAACGCCTTTTATGACATGTTCTGCAAGGCTGCCTGTGTACAGTATCATCATTGCACTCGTAATTCCGGACCGACATTTTGCGGGCATCAGCTATAAGGCACTTACGCTGATGGGTATGTATTTTCTTGGCTTTTTTGCCGCTCTGCTCACAGCGCTACTGCTTAAAAAAATCATTAAGAATAAGTCCAAATCTTTCCTCGTGATGGATTTGCCGTCGTATAAACTTCCGCTATTCGGCTACGATTTCAAACTGGTTTTAGGCAAAGTCTGGGAATTTATTACGGGCGCCGGAAAAATAATATTCTTCTTCAGTATCATCATTTGGCTTTTCAGCTATTTCGGGCCAAAACAGCAACCTGATGAAATGGTTGCAACAGATGTAAAACTAGAAAATTCTTACCTTGCCCAGATGGGTAAAGCGATAGAGCCTGCCATTGCACCGTTGGGTTACGACTGGAAGATGGGTGTAGGTGTGCTGACGAGTTTTGTGGCACGCGAAGTGTTTGTAGGTACGCTATCAACACTTTACAGCCTCGACGACGAAGCACCTGAAGACAGAATCATCGATAAGATGCGTAACGACACGAAACCGAACGGCGAAAAGGTGTTTAATTTCGCGACCGGGATTTCGATACTTATTTTTTACGCTTTTGCAATGCAGTGTGCCTCCACACTTGCGGTGGTTTATAAGGAAACAAAATCCTGGAAATGGACAGTCGCACAGCTTTTTGGCATGTCGGGACTTGCTTATTTCGCCTCACTGATCGTTTATCAAATGCTTAAATGA
- a CDS encoding JmjC domain protein, which yields MGLHLTPIDVVDDITDEDFRKKYLKPRKPVVIRNMAKNWPAYQKWTMDYMKETVGNVEVPLYDSSKADPSAPINSSAAKMNFSDYIDLIQNEPTDLRIFLFDPIKSAPKLLEDYIAPKELMGGFLDKYPNMFFGGKGSVTFLHYDIDMAHIFHTHFNGRKHILLFDNKWKDRLYKLPMATYALEDYDISNPDFEKFPALEGVEGIECFLEHGDTLFMPTGYWHWMKYLDGSFSISLRAWDKSWAVKAQSIWNLTVQRNLDNFMKRNFKEKYMNWKEKTAVERADFALKKGLPK from the coding sequence ATGGGACTTCATTTAACGCCGATCGATGTGGTGGATGATATTACGGACGAAGATTTCCGTAAAAAATACCTTAAGCCGCGCAAACCTGTCGTCATCCGCAACATGGCGAAAAACTGGCCGGCTTACCAGAAATGGACGATGGATTATATGAAGGAGACTGTCGGTAATGTGGAAGTTCCGCTTTACGATTCGTCTAAAGCTGATCCGTCTGCACCGATAAATTCCTCTGCAGCTAAAATGAATTTCAGCGATTATATTGATCTGATTCAGAATGAGCCGACCGATCTGCGGATCTTTCTTTTCGATCCCATAAAATCTGCGCCCAAACTTCTCGAAGATTACATTGCGCCAAAAGAATTAATGGGTGGCTTCCTCGATAAATATCCGAATATGTTTTTTGGCGGCAAGGGTTCCGTCACTTTTCTGCATTACGATATCGATATGGCGCACATTTTCCACACGCATTTCAACGGTCGGAAACATATTCTGCTGTTTGATAATAAATGGAAAGACAGACTTTACAAACTCCCGATGGCTACTTATGCGCTTGAAGATTACGATATTTCGAATCCTGACTTTGAAAAATTTCCCGCTTTAGAAGGCGTTGAAGGCATCGAATGTTTCCTCGAACACGGCGACACGCTGTTTATGCCAACCGGATACTGGCACTGGATGAAATATCTGGACGGCAGTTTTTCGATCTCGCTCAGAGCGTGGGACAAATCCTGGGCGGTGAAAGCGCAATCGATCTGGAATCTCACCGTACAGCGGAATCTCGACAACTTTATGAAGCGGAATTTTAAGGAAAAATATATGAACTGGAAAGAGAAAACAGCGGTCGAAAGAGCAGATTTTGCCTTAAAAAAAGGTCTGCCCAAATAA
- a CDS encoding Gll2474 protein translates to MKFKLLLILFSSHLIFAQQKHATPYETGNGNQTVTYEEMVKYYDDLDRNFESVTVQNFGKDDNGEPIKVVVFNASKNRKNPVLLINNGIHPGEPDGIDATMTLMRDLATGKIKAKNLTVAAVQSYNISGMLRRGKYSRANQNGPEEYGFRGNARNYDLNRDFIKNDSENAKAFQQIFHHFKPIYFIDNHVSNGADYQYLFTYISTNKERLGKTLGTYFNEKMQPEILQTIEKQGILNTPYVNIHGDSPDEGFPAFMDSPRYATGYTTLFNTLGTVAETHMLKPYSERVRATYEYMLSSINYVAKNASEIQKKMSESLAGYQPGKKYPIQWKSDKNKFKLIDFKGYEAGKKTSVVSGKPRLFYDRTRPFTRKVKFFNEYIATKEIRIPNFYVIPKSENKVIEYLKRNHIEMKEIGQDSTVSVELYRIADYKTVKNPYEGHYLHYDTKIKSEIKNKTFRKGDFLVSTKQSGVKYLLETLEPEATDSFFNWNFFDAILGQKEYFSDYVFEDTAAELLKNDQVLRTAFEFEKISNADFAKDGAAQLEWIYKHSDYYEGSVGLYPIYRIL, encoded by the coding sequence ATGAAGTTCAAATTACTACTGATTTTATTTTCTTCTCATCTGATTTTCGCGCAACAAAAACATGCAACTCCTTACGAAACAGGCAACGGAAACCAAACCGTAACCTATGAGGAAATGGTGAAATATTATGATGATTTAGACCGGAATTTCGAAAGCGTGACCGTGCAGAATTTCGGTAAAGACGATAACGGCGAGCCGATAAAAGTCGTGGTTTTTAATGCCTCAAAAAACAGGAAAAACCCTGTACTCCTGATCAACAACGGAATTCATCCGGGCGAACCCGACGGCATTGACGCGACGATGACTTTGATGCGGGATTTAGCGACCGGAAAAATTAAAGCAAAAAACCTCACCGTGGCCGCGGTTCAATCATATAATATTTCCGGGATGTTGAGACGCGGGAAATACAGCCGCGCCAACCAGAACGGTCCTGAAGAATATGGTTTTCGTGGAAATGCGAGAAACTACGACCTGAACCGAGATTTTATTAAAAACGATTCAGAAAACGCCAAAGCTTTCCAGCAGATCTTCCATCACTTTAAGCCCATTTATTTCATTGACAATCATGTTTCTAATGGCGCAGATTACCAATATTTATTCACCTATATTTCGACGAATAAAGAACGTTTAGGAAAAACTTTGGGAACTTATTTCAATGAAAAAATGCAGCCCGAAATTCTTCAAACTATCGAAAAACAAGGAATTCTCAACACGCCTTATGTCAATATCCACGGCGATTCTCCTGATGAAGGTTTTCCTGCTTTTATGGATTCGCCGCGCTATGCGACGGGTTATACCACGCTTTTCAACACCCTCGGTACCGTTGCAGAAACGCACATGTTAAAGCCTTACAGTGAACGGGTGCGTGCAACATACGAATACATGCTGAGTTCTATCAATTATGTCGCGAAAAATGCTTCTGAAATTCAGAAAAAGATGAGCGAAAGTCTGGCCGGTTATCAGCCCGGGAAGAAATATCCAATTCAATGGAAATCAGACAAAAACAAATTCAAACTGATTGATTTTAAAGGCTATGAAGCCGGAAAAAAAACAAGCGTAGTTTCAGGTAAACCCCGCTTATTTTACGACAGAACGAGACCTTTTACCCGAAAAGTGAAATTTTTTAATGAGTACATCGCCACAAAAGAGATCCGGATTCCGAATTTTTATGTGATTCCGAAATCGGAAAATAAAGTAATTGAATACCTCAAGCGCAACCACATCGAAATGAAAGAGATCGGGCAGGATTCAACGGTGAGTGTTGAACTGTACAGGATTGCCGATTACAAAACAGTGAAAAATCCCTACGAAGGCCATTATCTGCACTACGACACCAAAATTAAATCTGAGATTAAAAACAAGACTTTCCGTAAAGGCGATTTTTTAGTTTCCACAAAGCAGAGCGGCGTAAAATATTTACTGGAAACTTTGGAGCCGGAAGCTACAGATTCTTTCTTTAACTGGAATTTCTTTGATGCGATTTTGGGCCAGAAAGAATATTTTTCAGACTATGTTTTTGAAGATACTGCAGCAGAGTTACTTAAGAATGATCAGGTACTGAGAACTGCGTTTGAATTTGAAAAAATATCAAACGCCGATTTTGCGAAAGACGGCGCAGCCCAACTAGAATGGATTTACAAGCACTCTGATTATTATGAGGGAAGTGTAGGGCTGTACCCCATTTACCGCATCCTTTAA
- a CDS encoding Translation elongation factor LepA → MKNIRNFCIIAHIDHGKSTLADRLLEYTNTVTSRELQSQTLDDMDIEKERGITIKSHAIQMDYELNGEKFILNLIDTPGHVDFSYEVSRSIAACEGALLIVDAAQSIQAQTISNLYLALENDLTIIPILNKIDLPSANPEEVTDEIMNLIGCDYEDVLRVSGKTGEGVHELLEHIVNRIPAPVGDPDAPLQALVFDSVYNPFRGIEAYFKIVNGSIKKGQRIKFMATGKMYEADEVGTLKLKQAPKKEIMTGDVGYIISGIKDAREVKVGDTITTFENGAEAAIEGFEEVKPMVFAGIYPIEAEDFEELRFSLEKLRLNDASLVFEPESSAALGFGFRCGFLGMLHMEIVQERLDREFNMDVITTVPNVSYHGYTKREPEKMILINNPSEMTDPMTMDRVEEPFIKASIITKSDFVGSVMTLCIEKRGEIVTQNYLTADRVEMVFNMPLAEVVFDFYDRLKSISKGYASFDYHPIGFRASKLVKMDILINGDMVDALSSLIHDSNAYYIGKRMCEKLRELIPRQQFDIAVQAALGAKVIARETIKALRKDVTAKCYGGDISRKRKLLEKQKEGKKKMKQIGRVEVPQSAFMAVLKLND, encoded by the coding sequence ATGAAAAACATACGAAACTTTTGCATAATTGCACATATTGATCACGGAAAATCCACGCTTGCAGACCGCCTTCTGGAGTATACGAACACCGTAACTTCCAGAGAATTGCAGTCCCAGACCCTGGATGATATGGATATCGAAAAAGAACGCGGCATCACGATCAAGTCTCACGCGATCCAGATGGATTATGAGCTTAATGGTGAGAAATTCATCCTCAATCTGATCGATACACCCGGCCACGTCGATTTTTCATACGAAGTTTCGCGCTCCATCGCTGCCTGCGAAGGCGCGCTTCTTATTGTAGATGCCGCACAAAGCATTCAGGCTCAGACGATAAGCAATCTTTATCTTGCGCTTGAAAATGATCTTACGATCATTCCAATCCTCAATAAAATCGATCTTCCTTCTGCAAATCCAGAAGAAGTAACCGACGAAATAATGAACCTTATTGGCTGCGATTACGAAGACGTTTTACGCGTCTCCGGAAAAACGGGTGAAGGCGTTCATGAACTTCTGGAGCACATCGTTAACCGCATCCCGGCTCCGGTCGGAGATCCTGATGCACCGCTTCAGGCATTGGTTTTCGACTCGGTTTATAATCCATTCCGCGGGATCGAAGCCTACTTCAAAATCGTAAACGGAAGCATCAAAAAAGGTCAGCGCATTAAGTTTATGGCAACCGGAAAGATGTACGAAGCAGACGAAGTGGGAACTTTAAAACTTAAACAGGCTCCGAAAAAAGAAATTATGACCGGCGATGTTGGTTATATTATTTCCGGAATTAAAGATGCACGTGAAGTAAAAGTAGGCGATACGATCACCACTTTCGAAAATGGCGCTGAAGCAGCCATCGAAGGTTTCGAAGAAGTTAAACCGATGGTTTTCGCCGGAATTTATCCAATTGAAGCCGAAGATTTCGAAGAATTACGATTCTCACTCGAAAAACTGAGGCTTAATGACGCTTCATTGGTTTTCGAACCCGAAAGTTCGGCCGCGCTTGGCTTCGGTTTCCGTTGCGGATTCCTCGGAATGCTTCACATGGAAATCGTTCAGGAAAGACTCGACCGCGAATTCAACATGGACGTAATTACCACAGTTCCAAACGTTTCATACCACGGCTACACAAAAAGAGAGCCGGAGAAAATGATCCTCATCAACAACCCGTCGGAAATGACGGATCCGATGACGATGGATCGGGTAGAAGAGCCATTCATCAAAGCCTCAATTATCACCAAATCCGATTTTGTGGGTTCTGTAATGACGCTCTGTATCGAGAAAAGAGGCGAAATTGTTACCCAAAATTATTTGACGGCAGACCGTGTAGAAATGGTTTTCAATATGCCGTTAGCGGAAGTTGTTTTCGATTTTTATGACCGTTTGAAATCCATTTCCAAAGGTTATGCAAGTTTTGATTATCATCCGATCGGTTTCCGCGCTTCAAAACTGGTGAAGATGGATATTCTCATCAATGGAGATATGGTCGATGCACTTTCATCGCTGATTCACGATTCCAACGCGTATTATATAGGTAAAAGAATGTGCGAAAAATTGCGCGAACTGATTCCGAGACAACAATTTGATATTGCGGTTCAGGCGGCTCTGGGAGCGAAAGTTATTGCGAGGGAAACCATCAAAGCTTTAAGAAAAGACGTTACCGCGAAGTGTTACGGTGGAGATATTTCCCGTAAACGTAAATTGCTCGAAAAGCAAAAAGAAGGAAAGAAGAAGATGAAGCAGATCGGTAGAGTAGAGGTTCCGCAATCTGCGTTTATGGCGGTCTTGAAACTGAATGATTAA
- a CDS encoding RNA polymerase ECF-type sigma factor, with protein sequence MKIKEEEIIRLMSGEKTREKGVRMMMDAYQSRLYWHIRRIIVDHSLAQDVLQDSFIKAYQNFHQFKQDSQLYTWLYRIATNESLQQLNKLKRMQKTDEDPEYYLQNMVADNVSPEAEDIQILLQKAIHSLPEKQKLVFTMRYYEELPYEDMSQILDMSVGTLKTNYHYAKQKVEDYIKLNYNDKT encoded by the coding sequence ATGAAGATTAAGGAGGAAGAAATTATCAGGCTGATGTCGGGCGAAAAAACCCGTGAAAAGGGCGTTCGCATGATGATGGACGCGTATCAGAGCAGATTGTACTGGCATATCAGAAGGATAATTGTGGATCATAGTTTGGCGCAGGATGTTTTGCAGGATTCCTTCATTAAAGCTTACCAGAATTTCCATCAGTTCAAGCAGGACAGCCAACTTTACACCTGGCTTTACCGCATTGCGACAAATGAATCGCTTCAGCAGCTTAACAAACTGAAGCGCATGCAGAAAACCGATGAGGACCCGGAATATTACCTGCAGAATATGGTGGCAGATAATGTATCCCCCGAAGCCGAAGATATCCAGATTTTGCTTCAGAAAGCCATACACTCATTGCCTGAAAAGCAAAAGCTGGTATTCACGATGAGGTATTATGAGGAGTTGCCTTACGAAGATATGTCACAGATTTTGGATATGTCCGTCGGCACCCTCAAGACCAATTATCATTATGCCAAGCAGAAAGTAGAAGATTATATTAAACTGAATTACAACGATAAAACGTAA
- a CDS encoding NADP oxidoreductase coenzyme f420-dependent superfamily protein — MKIVIVGSGNVAYHLVKSFHEKNIGISQIFGRNEHEVNEISRDFNIPFSTSAIADADFYLIAVKDDAVAEVSKIITAENCVVAHTSGSLPKEILAGNYRKASFYPLQTFSKYKSLDYSEIPFFIESDHAADLEMMTNLASRISKNVMKSTYEKRKYLHLTAVFACNFVNHLYARAKEISDSQDIPFNHFLPLISETTTKIYSIEPKLAQTGPAVRDDLRVLEMHENLITDEDHLKIYRTMNESIRKMYEL; from the coding sequence ATGAAAATCGTAATCGTCGGTTCGGGTAATGTAGCCTACCATCTGGTTAAATCCTTTCATGAAAAGAACATCGGGATCTCGCAGATTTTTGGCCGGAATGAGCATGAAGTAAATGAGATTTCCCGGGATTTTAATATTCCGTTTTCTACCTCCGCCATTGCTGATGCAGATTTTTATCTGATTGCGGTGAAAGACGACGCCGTGGCAGAAGTTTCAAAAATAATCACTGCCGAAAACTGTGTAGTCGCGCATACTTCGGGTTCGCTTCCAAAAGAAATCCTGGCCGGAAATTACCGCAAAGCAAGTTTTTATCCGCTACAAACGTTCTCGAAATACAAATCGCTTGATTATTCTGAAATTCCGTTTTTTATTGAAAGTGATCACGCCGCTGATTTAGAAATGATGACGAACCTGGCATCCCGGATTTCTAAAAACGTGATGAAATCCACGTATGAAAAAAGAAAATATCTGCATCTGACAGCCGTTTTCGCGTGTAACTTCGTTAATCATCTTTACGCGCGCGCAAAAGAAATTTCCGATTCTCAGGATATTCCGTTTAATCATTTTCTGCCCTTAATTTCAGAAACCACTACTAAAATCTACAGCATCGAACCTAAACTTGCACAAACAGGACCCGCGGTGCGGGATGACCTCAGGGTTTTGGAGATGCATGAAAACCTGATCACCGATGAAGATCACCTCAAAATTTACCGCACGATGAACGAATCGATAAGAAAGATGTATGAGCTATAA
- a CDS encoding 3-deoxy-D-manno-octulosonate 8-phosphate phosphatase: protein MSYKSKLKNIKAFVFDVDGVFTDGSVYLMPDKSMCRVMNVLDGYAVVKAIKNGYDICVITGGDDPSVRNRIHYLGITNYYAKISQKLEKYEEFRLKYNLQNDEILTMGDDLPDMSIMRASGISTCPENAVPEVKAVADYISPISGGKGAVRDVIEQVMKIQGKWHEDDTKSV from the coding sequence ATGAGCTATAAATCTAAACTAAAAAACATAAAAGCGTTTGTCTTCGATGTAGATGGTGTCTTTACAGACGGCAGCGTGTATCTGATGCCGGACAAAAGCATGTGCCGCGTGATGAATGTTCTGGACGGTTATGCAGTGGTGAAAGCCATCAAAAACGGTTATGACATCTGCGTAATCACGGGTGGCGACGATCCCTCAGTTAGAAACAGGATCCATTATCTGGGCATCACCAACTATTACGCAAAAATTTCGCAGAAGCTTGAGAAATATGAGGAGTTCCGGTTAAAATACAATCTTCAGAACGATGAAATACTCACAATGGGAGATGACTTACCGGACATGAGCATTATGCGCGCCTCAGGTATTTCAACCTGCCCTGAAAATGCGGTGCCTGAAGTAAAAGCCGTTGCCGATTATATCTCACCTATTTCCGGCGGAAAGGGAGCAGTGCGTGATGTTATAGAACAGGTGATGAAGATACAGGGAAAATGGCACGAAGACGACACGAAAAGCGTCTAG
- a CDS encoding Septum formation protein Maf encodes MKILLASGSPRRKELLQSLGFTFEVVSADCDEIYPEGLSVDKIAAYLSELKSNAFRKLAPGEVVITADTIVAVGTEVLGKPKDHAEAKAMLRRLSSKTHQVYTGITVRNNEETVTATDVADVEIDDISDEEIDFYIKNYKPFDKAGSYGVQEWLGMAKIRKINGSFYTVMGLPTHLLYAILKDFE; translated from the coding sequence ATGAAAATCTTACTAGCGAGCGGTTCACCGCGCAGAAAAGAATTGCTGCAAAGCCTGGGGTTTACTTTCGAAGTGGTTTCTGCAGACTGTGATGAAATATATCCCGAAGGCCTCTCAGTTGATAAAATCGCTGCCTATCTTTCAGAATTAAAGTCGAATGCCTTCCGGAAACTTGCGCCGGGCGAAGTTGTAATTACTGCTGATACCATTGTGGCAGTCGGGACTGAAGTTTTGGGGAAACCAAAAGATCATGCGGAAGCTAAAGCGATGTTGCGCAGGTTATCCTCGAAAACCCATCAGGTTTATACGGGAATTACCGTCAGAAATAACGAGGAAACCGTTACCGCAACTGATGTAGCCGATGTGGAAATCGATGACATTTCCGACGAAGAAATAGATTTCTATATCAAAAATTATAAGCCATTCGACAAAGCAGGAAGTTATGGTGTGCAGGAATGGCTCGGCATGGCAAAGATCCGGAAGATCAACGGAAGTTTTTACACCGTGATGGGCCTGCCAACGCACCTGCTGTATGCGATTTTAAAAGATTTCGAATAA